In Falco cherrug isolate bFalChe1 chromosome 2, bFalChe1.pri, whole genome shotgun sequence, the following are encoded in one genomic region:
- the PAXBP1 gene encoding PAX3- and PAX7-binding protein 1 isoform X2, with the protein MFRKARRVNVRKRNDSEEEDEERDEEPPQEPAPAAGAAGEGPGEAAMALAAGPGLLPLPAGCVPLALPGSPAAFACAASYGAALGLGLGLVGGDRAGLGALPAPALLPPPPPPQQGNGLPGAGRAKEKKRPRENKEVPRASLLSFQDEEEETEEVFKVKKSSYSKKIVKQLKKEYKEDLEKSKVRTEVNSPTDVEPPLEKSGQIKDIGQEDGTANSEHGEEEMEVESEKEEEKPKAGGAFSSALSSLNVLRPGEIPDAAFIHAARKKRQMARELGDFTPVDSEPGIEGSDDEALVAGEQDEELSRWEQEQIRKGINIPQVQPSQPAEVNNLYYQNTYQTLSYGSSYGIPYTYAAYGSSENKSQKTDNTVPFKTPSNEMTPVTIDLVKKQLKDRLDSMKELHKANRQQYEKHQQSREDSTKAIERLEGSSGGIGEQYKFLQEMRGYVQDLLECFSEKVPLINELESAMHQLYKQRASRLVQRRQDDIKDESSEFSSHSNKALMAPNLESFGRDRVIYQEQVKRRTAEREARRARRRQAREQTGKMADHLEGLSSDDEETSTDITNFNMERDRILKESSKVFEDVLESFYSIDCIKSQFEAWRSKYFASYKDAYIGLCLPKLFNPLIRLQLLIWTPLEGKCRDFETMLWFESLLFYGCEEQEQVKDDADISLLPTIVERVVLPKLTVISENIWDPFSTTQTSRMVAIVQKLVDGYPSVVNAENKNTQMLLKALLLRMRRTLDDDVFMPLYPKNILENKNSGPYLFFQRQFWSSVKLLGNFLQWYGILSNKTLQELSIDGLLNRYILMAFQNSEYGEDSIKKAQSVIACFPKQWFANLKGDKTISQLENFCRYLVHLADTIYRNSIGCSDVEKRNAREHIKQIIKLLASIRALDHAVTVANDHNVKELKILIEGK; encoded by the exons ATGTTCCGCAAGGCGCGGAGGGTGAACGTGCGGAAGCGGAACGACTCggaggaggaggacgaggaGCGCGACGAGGAGCCGCCTCAGGAGCCGGcgccggcggccggggcggcgggggaagGGCCCGGCGAGGCCGCCATGGCGCTGGCGGCGGGCCCCGGGCTCctgccgctgcccgccggctgCGTGCCCCTCGCCCTgcccggcagccccgcggccTTCGCCTGCGCCGCGAGCTACGGCGCGGCCCTCGGCTTGGGGCTGGGCTTGgtggggggtgacagggcaggCCTGGGGGCTCTGCCGGCGCCCGCtctcctgccgccgccgccgccgccgcagcagGGCAACGGGCTGCCGGGCGCCGGGCGCGCCAAGGAGAAGAAGCGGCCGCGGGAGAACAAAGAGGTGCCGCGGGCCAGCCTGCTCAGCTTCCAGGACGAGGAAGAGG aaactgaagaagttTTTAAAGTGAAGAAATCAAGTTACAGCAAAAAGATTGTAAAACAATTGAAGAAAGAATACAAAGAAGATCTTGAAAAATCAAAAGTTAGAACAGAGGTCAATTCTCCAACAGATG TCGAGCCACCACTAGAAAAGTCAGGACAGATTAAGGACATAGGTCAAGAAGATGGGACTGCAAACAGTGAGCATGgtgaagaagaaatggaagttgaaagtgagaaggaagaagaaaaaccaaaagctgGTGGGGCTTTTTCAAGTGCTCTGTCATCACTGAATGTTCTCCGCCCAG GAGAAATTCCAGATGCTGCTTTCATTCATGCCGCTAGGAAAAAGCGTCAAATGGCTCGTGAACTTGGAGACTTTACCCCCGTTGACAGTGAACCAG GTATTGAGGGAAGTGATGATGAAGCACTGGTGGCAGGGGAGCAAGATGAAGAACTCAGTAGATGGGAGCAAGAACAGATACGGAAAGGAATCAACATACCTCAG GTTCAACCAAGTCAACCTGCTGAAGTGAATAATCTGTACTACCAGAACACTTACCAGACACTGTCTTATGGTTCATCATATGGCATTCCATACACTTATGCTGCATATGGATCATCGGAAAACAAGTCTCAAAAAACAGATAATACAGTTCCTTTCAAAACTCCCAGTAATGAGATGACTCCTGTTACTATTGATTTGGTAAAGAAACAGCTTAAAGACAG GTTGGACTCTATGAAAGAATTGCACAAAGCTAATCGGCAGCAATATGAGAAACATCAGCAAAGCCGAGAGGACTCTACCAAGGCAATTGAAAGATTAGAAGGGTCTTCTGGGGGTATTGGTGAACAGTATAAGTTTTTGCAAGAAATGCGAGGGTATGTCCAAGACTTGCTTGAGTGTTTCAGTGAAAAG GTGCCTCTGATTAACGAACTTGAATCTGCAATGCACCAGCTGTACAAACAGCGAGCTTCCCGCCTTGTCCAAAGACGACAAGATGATATTAAAGATGAATCTTCGGAGTTTTCAAGCCATTCAA ATAAAGCACTGATGGCACCAAATCTTGAATCTTTTGGACGAGACAGAGTGATCTATCAGGAACAAGTAAAGCGTCGGACTGCGGAAAGAGAGGCTAGAAG AGCGCGTCGTAGACAAGCAAGAGAGCAAACTGGGAAGATGGCAGATCACCTTGAAGGCCTTTCCAGTGACGATGAGGAAACTTCAACAGATATCACGAACTTCAACATGGAGCGAG ATCGTATATTGAAAGAATCCAGCAAAGTTTTTGAAGatgttttggaaagcttttaCTCAATTGATTGTATTAAGTCACAGTTTGAAGCTTGGCGGTCAAAGTACTTTGCTTCCTATAAGGATGCTTATATTGGCCTCTGTTTACCAAAGCTGTTTAACCCTTTAATCAGGCTTCAGCTGCTTATCTGGACTCCTTTGGAG GGCAAGTGTCGAGACTTTGAGACTATGTTGTGGTTTGAATCATTGCTATTTTATGGCTGTGAAGAACAGGAGCAGGTGAAAGATGATGCTGATATTTCACTGTTGCCTACCATTGTAGAGAGAGTTGTTCTTCCTAAATTAACAG tgatttctgaaaatatatggGATCCTTTTTCTACAACACAAACATCTAGAATGGTAGCAATTGTACAGAAACTAGTAGATGGATATCCTTCAGTGGtgaatgcagaaaacaaaaatacacaa ATGCTTTTAAAGGCATTGTTGCTAAGAATGAGGAGAACACTAGATGATGATGTATTCATGCCCTTATATCCAAAAAA CATCTTAGAAAACAAGAACTCTGGTCCATATTTGTTTTTCCAACGTCAGTTTTGGTCCTCTGTTAAG TTACTGGGAAACTTTCTACAGTGGTATGGAATCCTTTCAAACAAAACTCTCCAGGAACTGTCGATAGATGGTCTGCTAAACAGATACATTCTTATGGCTTTTCAAAACTCTGAGTATGGAGAGGACAGCATTAAAAAAGCTCAAAGT GTAATTGCTTGCTTTCCTAAACAGTGGTTTGCTAATTTGAAAGGAGACAAGACTATTTCTCAGCTAGAAAACTTCTGTAGATACCTTGTTCATCTGGCTGATACAATTTATAGGAACAGCATTGGTTGCTCCGAtgtagagaaaagaaatgcaag
- the C2H21orf62 gene encoding uncharacterized protein C21orf62 homolog, translating into MKPVAFSAFSFWLALILAGFLGIHITGSFVRSQKNHTLIFTKENTIRNCSCSADIRDCDYCLANLMCNCKTVLLSTMEKTTYNSHLTIWFTDTSVLEMLLNFTRVRDLKLSFCGTTPLPAEYLAIWGLRKLRVNKIKGRFPEQSVTIYSSSNNEKENSLVVHSKDRQMLVYVSFLDTSLFNGYSLLKSYSVENISSITEHFPSLLYSDVFSTSDNNSYVVTFIY; encoded by the coding sequence ATGAAGCCAGTagccttctctgctttctccttttggCTGGCTCTCATTTTGGCTGGCTTCCTCGGCATACACATCACTGGCAGTTTTGTGAGAAGTCAGAAGAACCATACGCTAATTTTCACCAAGGAAAACACAATTCGcaactgcagctgctcagcagatATCCGTGATTGTGATTACTGCTTGGCAAACTTGATGTGCAATTGCaaaacagtgctgctttctACCATGGAAAAAACGACCTACAACAGCCACCTGACCATTTGGTTCACAGACACCTCTGTGCTGGAGATGCTCCTCAACTTCACAAGGGTGCGGGATTTGAAGCTGTCCTTCTGTGGCAccactcctctcccagcagaATACTTGGCCATCTGGGGACTTCGAAAGCTCCGGGTAAACAAAATCAAGGGGCGATTTCCAGAGCAGAGTGTAACCatctacagcagcagcaataacGAAAAAGAAAACTCACTTGTGGTGCACAGCAAAGACAGGCAAATGCTTGtatatgtttcttttctggatACCTCACTGTTCAATGGATATTCTTTGCTGAAGTCATACAGCGTGGAAAATATCTCTAGTATCACAGAGCACTTTCCCAGCCTGCTGTATTCTGATGTTTTCTCAACCTCAGATAACAACAGCTATGTTGTAACATTTATTTACTGA
- the PAXBP1 gene encoding PAX3- and PAX7-binding protein 1 isoform X1: MFRKARRVNVRKRNDSEEEDEERDEEPPQEPAPAAGAAGEGPGEAAMALAAGPGLLPLPAGCVPLALPGSPAAFACAASYGAALGLGLGLVGGDRAGLGALPAPALLPPPPPPQQGNGLPGAGRAKEKKRPRENKEVPRASLLSFQDEEEETEEVFKVKKSSYSKKIVKQLKKEYKEDLEKSKVRTEVNSPTDVEPPLEKSGQIKDIGQEDGTANSEHGEEEMEVESEKEEEKPKAGGAFSSALSSLNVLRPGEIPDAAFIHAARKKRQMARELGDFTPVDSEPGKSRLVREDENDASDDEDDDEKRRIVFTVKEKSQRQKIAEEIGIEGSDDEALVAGEQDEELSRWEQEQIRKGINIPQVQPSQPAEVNNLYYQNTYQTLSYGSSYGIPYTYAAYGSSENKSQKTDNTVPFKTPSNEMTPVTIDLVKKQLKDRLDSMKELHKANRQQYEKHQQSREDSTKAIERLEGSSGGIGEQYKFLQEMRGYVQDLLECFSEKVPLINELESAMHQLYKQRASRLVQRRQDDIKDESSEFSSHSNKALMAPNLESFGRDRVIYQEQVKRRTAEREARRARRRQAREQTGKMADHLEGLSSDDEETSTDITNFNMERDRILKESSKVFEDVLESFYSIDCIKSQFEAWRSKYFASYKDAYIGLCLPKLFNPLIRLQLLIWTPLEGKCRDFETMLWFESLLFYGCEEQEQVKDDADISLLPTIVERVVLPKLTVISENIWDPFSTTQTSRMVAIVQKLVDGYPSVVNAENKNTQMLLKALLLRMRRTLDDDVFMPLYPKNILENKNSGPYLFFQRQFWSSVKLLGNFLQWYGILSNKTLQELSIDGLLNRYILMAFQNSEYGEDSIKKAQSVIACFPKQWFANLKGDKTISQLENFCRYLVHLADTIYRNSIGCSDVEKRNAREHIKQIIKLLASIRALDHAVTVANDHNVKELKILIEGK, translated from the exons ATGTTCCGCAAGGCGCGGAGGGTGAACGTGCGGAAGCGGAACGACTCggaggaggaggacgaggaGCGCGACGAGGAGCCGCCTCAGGAGCCGGcgccggcggccggggcggcgggggaagGGCCCGGCGAGGCCGCCATGGCGCTGGCGGCGGGCCCCGGGCTCctgccgctgcccgccggctgCGTGCCCCTCGCCCTgcccggcagccccgcggccTTCGCCTGCGCCGCGAGCTACGGCGCGGCCCTCGGCTTGGGGCTGGGCTTGgtggggggtgacagggcaggCCTGGGGGCTCTGCCGGCGCCCGCtctcctgccgccgccgccgccgccgcagcagGGCAACGGGCTGCCGGGCGCCGGGCGCGCCAAGGAGAAGAAGCGGCCGCGGGAGAACAAAGAGGTGCCGCGGGCCAGCCTGCTCAGCTTCCAGGACGAGGAAGAGG aaactgaagaagttTTTAAAGTGAAGAAATCAAGTTACAGCAAAAAGATTGTAAAACAATTGAAGAAAGAATACAAAGAAGATCTTGAAAAATCAAAAGTTAGAACAGAGGTCAATTCTCCAACAGATG TCGAGCCACCACTAGAAAAGTCAGGACAGATTAAGGACATAGGTCAAGAAGATGGGACTGCAAACAGTGAGCATGgtgaagaagaaatggaagttgaaagtgagaaggaagaagaaaaaccaaaagctgGTGGGGCTTTTTCAAGTGCTCTGTCATCACTGAATGTTCTCCGCCCAG GAGAAATTCCAGATGCTGCTTTCATTCATGCCGCTAGGAAAAAGCGTCAAATGGCTCGTGAACTTGGAGACTTTACCCCCGTTGACAGTGAACCAGGTAAAAGCCGCCTTGTTCGAGAAGATGAAAATGATGCCAGtgatgatgaagatgatgacGAGAAGAGGAGGatagtttttacagtgaagGAAAAATCCCAAAGGCAAAAGATTGCTGAGGAAATAG GTATTGAGGGAAGTGATGATGAAGCACTGGTGGCAGGGGAGCAAGATGAAGAACTCAGTAGATGGGAGCAAGAACAGATACGGAAAGGAATCAACATACCTCAG GTTCAACCAAGTCAACCTGCTGAAGTGAATAATCTGTACTACCAGAACACTTACCAGACACTGTCTTATGGTTCATCATATGGCATTCCATACACTTATGCTGCATATGGATCATCGGAAAACAAGTCTCAAAAAACAGATAATACAGTTCCTTTCAAAACTCCCAGTAATGAGATGACTCCTGTTACTATTGATTTGGTAAAGAAACAGCTTAAAGACAG GTTGGACTCTATGAAAGAATTGCACAAAGCTAATCGGCAGCAATATGAGAAACATCAGCAAAGCCGAGAGGACTCTACCAAGGCAATTGAAAGATTAGAAGGGTCTTCTGGGGGTATTGGTGAACAGTATAAGTTTTTGCAAGAAATGCGAGGGTATGTCCAAGACTTGCTTGAGTGTTTCAGTGAAAAG GTGCCTCTGATTAACGAACTTGAATCTGCAATGCACCAGCTGTACAAACAGCGAGCTTCCCGCCTTGTCCAAAGACGACAAGATGATATTAAAGATGAATCTTCGGAGTTTTCAAGCCATTCAA ATAAAGCACTGATGGCACCAAATCTTGAATCTTTTGGACGAGACAGAGTGATCTATCAGGAACAAGTAAAGCGTCGGACTGCGGAAAGAGAGGCTAGAAG AGCGCGTCGTAGACAAGCAAGAGAGCAAACTGGGAAGATGGCAGATCACCTTGAAGGCCTTTCCAGTGACGATGAGGAAACTTCAACAGATATCACGAACTTCAACATGGAGCGAG ATCGTATATTGAAAGAATCCAGCAAAGTTTTTGAAGatgttttggaaagcttttaCTCAATTGATTGTATTAAGTCACAGTTTGAAGCTTGGCGGTCAAAGTACTTTGCTTCCTATAAGGATGCTTATATTGGCCTCTGTTTACCAAAGCTGTTTAACCCTTTAATCAGGCTTCAGCTGCTTATCTGGACTCCTTTGGAG GGCAAGTGTCGAGACTTTGAGACTATGTTGTGGTTTGAATCATTGCTATTTTATGGCTGTGAAGAACAGGAGCAGGTGAAAGATGATGCTGATATTTCACTGTTGCCTACCATTGTAGAGAGAGTTGTTCTTCCTAAATTAACAG tgatttctgaaaatatatggGATCCTTTTTCTACAACACAAACATCTAGAATGGTAGCAATTGTACAGAAACTAGTAGATGGATATCCTTCAGTGGtgaatgcagaaaacaaaaatacacaa ATGCTTTTAAAGGCATTGTTGCTAAGAATGAGGAGAACACTAGATGATGATGTATTCATGCCCTTATATCCAAAAAA CATCTTAGAAAACAAGAACTCTGGTCCATATTTGTTTTTCCAACGTCAGTTTTGGTCCTCTGTTAAG TTACTGGGAAACTTTCTACAGTGGTATGGAATCCTTTCAAACAAAACTCTCCAGGAACTGTCGATAGATGGTCTGCTAAACAGATACATTCTTATGGCTTTTCAAAACTCTGAGTATGGAGAGGACAGCATTAAAAAAGCTCAAAGT GTAATTGCTTGCTTTCCTAAACAGTGGTTTGCTAATTTGAAAGGAGACAAGACTATTTCTCAGCTAGAAAACTTCTGTAGATACCTTGTTCATCTGGCTGATACAATTTATAGGAACAGCATTGGTTGCTCCGAtgtagagaaaagaaatgcaag